Part of the Nitrospirota bacterium genome is shown below.
TTCGAGCCGGACCGTTGGGTGCCTATCATGAATATGGGTCTCATGGCGATATCCTCCTGAATTGGTCGTTGTACATGACACACAGAAGTGTGTTCACATGCTTCTGCATATTGCCAGGAACACTGGCCGCTCGTTGACCGGGCTCCGTGCTCCCTCGCTCCCGTGGCGAATCCCAGGCGTCAATACAGCAGCAGTCCGGCGATCCCCGCAGCAGGGATGATCCAAACGACCTCCACCTTGAAGCGGAGCAGAGCGGCCAGCACCGCTGCAAAGATCACGAGCGACACCCAATTGTGCTGGGACGTCCGCCCGACGACGACGGCGGCCGCAGCGATCATGCCGATGACCGCCGGCCGGATGCCCCGGAGACACGCCTTGATGGTATCCGATTTTTTGATCCGTTCGAAAAACCCGGTGCAGATTACCATCACGATCGCCGGCGGAGTAAAGATGCCGGCCGTTGCCGCCGCGGCTCCCGAGATCCCGGCCACCTTGTAGCCTATGAAGGCGGCACTGATCAGGATGGGCCCAGGCATTACCTGCCCGAGGGCGATACCATCGATGAACTCTTGGCGAGTGACCCACCCGTACCCGTCGACCACGGACTGCTGGATCAGGGGGATGAACACATACCCGCCGCCGAAAAGCAGCACGCTCATGCCGGCAAAGGTGATGAAAAGCTTGGCCGCGAGCGTCATGTTCAGGCCCAGCAACGGCGCTGCGCCCGCCCAAATCGCCGGGAGCGGCTTCGCCGCGGGAGGACCTTGTGCATCGCCGTCGTTCCTCCCGCCGCTGGCTCCTGCTTTCCGGACGCTGGCCGGATTCTCCGGGAAAGAGGCTGATGACGAAGCGGGGCGGAACAGGAACCATCCGGCAATCCCTCCGCCCGCAATGATAGACACCGTGATAAAGAAACCACCGACGCCGAGCAGAAGAAGGAAAGCCGCAAGCGCAATGACGACTTCGGCAGCGCCCTTGATGGTCTTGGTGCTCATGTTCCATGCAGCGGTCGCGATGATAGCGGCGATCGCGGGCAGGAAGCCCTTGAAGAGTTTACCCAC
Proteins encoded:
- the chrA gene encoding chromate efflux transporter, producing the protein METLAVTISTPDRKVSIGELFLTFLKIGSTAFGGGFMALISVVQNYAVERRQWLKQEDMLDGISLATILPGPVAVNVVAFVGHKVRGWRGALASVLGVVLPSFLLMVGLSYAYFNYGQMPVVGKLFKGFLPAIAAIIATAAWNMSTKTIKGAAEVVIALAAFLLLLGVGGFFITVSIIAGGGIAGWFLFRPASSSASFPENPASVRKAGASGGRNDGDAQGPPAAKPLPAIWAGAAPLLGLNMTLAAKLFITFAGMSVLLFGGGYVFIPLIQQSVVDGYGWVTRQEFIDGIALGQVMPGPILISAAFIGYKVAGISGAAAATAGIFTPPAIVMVICTGFFERIKKSDTIKACLRGIRPAVIGMIAAAAVVVGRTSQHNWVSLVIFAAVLAALLRFKVEVVWIIPAAGIAGLLLY